One genomic region from Marinobacter szutsaonensis encodes:
- a CDS encoding TIGR01777 family oxidoreductase, translated as MAKRILITGGTGFIGKELCPRLLKRGDRLWVYSRQPPENVKAICGRVEAVNDLDSLRSGSGFDAVINLAGEGIADKRWSSSRKQALRDSRIRLTEQLVDLAGTWEKLPEVMVSGSAVGFYGDQGAAPVTENTAPHDEFTHRLCNDWEKAAMALAGNNTRVCLSRTGVVAGPGGGFLQRMLLPFKLGLGGRLGGGEQYMPWVHRTDVVNALIWMLDTETAQGPYNVVSPNPVTNAKFTRTLGKVLHRPTLFPAPAPVLKVALGEMARLLLTGQNARPQRLVNEGFVFRFEDLESALKDSVGKH; from the coding sequence ATGGCAAAACGGATTCTCATTACCGGCGGTACCGGTTTTATCGGTAAAGAACTCTGCCCCCGCCTGCTGAAACGTGGGGACCGGCTCTGGGTATACAGCCGACAACCTCCGGAAAACGTCAAAGCGATCTGCGGTCGGGTCGAGGCTGTCAACGATCTTGACTCGCTTCGCTCCGGTTCCGGTTTTGATGCGGTGATCAATCTGGCCGGCGAAGGCATTGCCGACAAGCGCTGGTCCTCCAGCCGCAAACAGGCTCTGAGGGATAGCCGGATCCGGCTGACGGAACAGCTCGTAGATTTGGCCGGAACCTGGGAGAAGTTACCGGAAGTCATGGTTTCCGGCTCCGCAGTGGGCTTTTATGGGGACCAGGGGGCGGCACCAGTCACTGAAAACACCGCTCCCCACGATGAATTCACCCACCGGCTTTGTAACGACTGGGAAAAGGCCGCCATGGCACTCGCTGGCAACAACACCCGCGTTTGCCTGTCCCGGACCGGGGTGGTCGCGGGCCCGGGTGGCGGATTCCTGCAAAGAATGCTTCTGCCCTTCAAACTTGGACTCGGCGGCCGATTGGGGGGTGGCGAGCAATACATGCCCTGGGTGCACCGGACGGATGTCGTGAACGCGTTGATCTGGATGCTCGACACTGAAACCGCCCAAGGCCCTTATAACGTCGTCAGCCCCAACCCGGTCACCAATGCTAAATTCACCAGGACCCTGGGCAAGGTTTTGCATCGTCCCACGCTGTTCCCGGCACCGGCACCGGTCCTGAAGGTAGCGCTGGGCGAAATGGCGAGGCTGTTACTGACCGGGCAGAATGCCAGGCCGCAAAGGCTTGTGAACGAAGGTTTCGTTTTTCGCTTTGAGGATCTGGAATCGGCCCTGAAGGATTCGGTCGGCAAGCACTAG
- a CDS encoding CbiX/SirB N-terminal domain-containing protein — translation MTSNHRIVLLAHGSSDKRWCETFEQLAAPTLQAVSGSRIAYMELASPSLEETIAEGLTENISEYTVVPLFLAAGRHLRKDVPAMIADLEKDHGVKIHLAPPIGENPLLGQAIKDVVTLQLEQIGSAAP, via the coding sequence ATGACCAGCAACCACCGCATTGTTCTTTTGGCCCACGGAAGCAGCGACAAACGCTGGTGCGAAACCTTTGAACAGCTGGCCGCACCGACCCTTCAGGCGGTATCGGGCTCGAGAATTGCCTATATGGAGCTGGCCTCGCCGTCCCTCGAGGAAACCATTGCCGAAGGCCTTACCGAGAATATCAGCGAGTATACCGTCGTTCCGCTGTTTCTGGCTGCTGGCCGACACCTTAGAAAAGATGTTCCGGCGATGATCGCGGACCTCGAGAAAGACCATGGCGTAAAAATCCATCTTGCGCCACCAATTGGTGAAAACCCGCTACTTGGCCAGGCCATCAAGGACGTTGTTACTCTGCAACTGGAACAGATCGGGAGTGCTGCACCCTGA
- a CDS encoding DUF924 family protein, which produces MFDWKEILDFWFGELDEQGLPDHFHRNRWFRSDRKFDQEVRRRFLSMVLFASEQGLDHWRSEPGGALAEIILLDQFSRNIFRGGALAFEQDTLARKLCRQAMHKGLDMALVPVQRAFLYMPLQHSERLEDQDLSVECYGQLVATTSGILGDFMASFLESAEEHRAIIRKFRRFPHRNRALGRTSTPEEKDYLDGGKSFGQ; this is translated from the coding sequence ATGTTCGATTGGAAAGAGATTCTGGATTTCTGGTTCGGAGAGCTCGACGAGCAGGGGCTACCGGATCATTTTCACCGCAACCGCTGGTTCCGGTCAGACCGGAAGTTTGATCAGGAGGTGCGGCGCCGGTTTCTCTCCATGGTGCTCTTCGCATCCGAACAGGGTCTCGACCACTGGCGCAGCGAGCCGGGTGGTGCCCTGGCAGAAATTATCCTGCTGGACCAGTTTTCCCGGAACATCTTCCGGGGCGGGGCGCTCGCCTTCGAGCAGGACACCCTGGCGCGCAAGCTCTGCCGCCAGGCCATGCACAAAGGGTTGGATATGGCGCTCGTTCCGGTCCAGCGCGCTTTCCTCTATATGCCGTTGCAGCACTCCGAGCGCCTGGAGGACCAGGACCTCTCGGTCGAGTGCTACGGGCAGCTTGTGGCCACCACCAGCGGTATTCTGGGCGATTTCATGGCTAGTTTCCTGGAGTCGGCGGAAGAGCACCGGGCCATCATCCGAAAGTTCCGGCGGTTCCCCCACAGGAATCGGGCGCTGGGGAGAACGTCTACTCCCGAAGAGAAAGACTATCTCGATGGGGGGAAGTCTTTCGGACAGTAA
- a CDS encoding murein L,D-transpeptidase catalytic domain family protein, which produces MTSLQAQSETLDDRLLERMAESAPRLDPQVLSMAFNASRCAIGSGVATPERLAVIDFSLPSSEERMWIFDVRTGDLVLRDLVAHGRKSGNFRSTAFSNVEGSNMSSIGLFRASESYYGKHGYSLRLDGLEPGVNDLARQRAIVIHGADYVSDSWVDQYGRIGRSLGCPAVDNQVIEEVVDNLKGGQLVFKYYPDQEWLQSSSFLHCDDTQMAAAAGNEAGQS; this is translated from the coding sequence ATGACCAGCCTGCAGGCCCAGTCAGAAACCCTTGATGACCGTCTCCTGGAACGGATGGCCGAGTCCGCGCCCAGGCTGGATCCCCAGGTACTTTCCATGGCGTTCAATGCGTCCCGGTGCGCAATCGGAAGCGGTGTGGCCACGCCCGAGCGCCTGGCTGTCATCGACTTTTCCCTACCGTCGAGTGAAGAGCGTATGTGGATTTTCGACGTTCGCACCGGCGACCTTGTGCTCCGGGATCTCGTTGCCCATGGCCGGAAATCCGGGAATTTCCGTTCTACGGCATTCTCCAATGTCGAGGGCAGCAACATGTCCAGTATCGGCCTGTTCCGCGCCAGCGAATCCTACTATGGAAAGCACGGCTACTCCCTGCGCCTGGACGGACTGGAGCCGGGCGTGAATGATCTGGCCCGTCAGCGTGCCATCGTCATTCATGGCGCGGACTATGTGAGTGACAGCTGGGTGGATCAGTACGGTCGTATCGGCCGCAGCCTGGGTTGCCCGGCAGTGGATAACCAGGTCATTGAAGAGGTGGTCGACAATCTCAAGGGCGGTCAGCTGGTCTTCAAGTATTATCCGGATCAGGAGTGGTTGCAGAGTTCCAGCTTCCTGCACTGCGACGACACCCAAATGGCTGCGGCTGCCGGTAATGAGGCAGGGCAGAGTTGA
- a CDS encoding MOSC N-terminal beta barrel domain-containing protein: protein MQIHSLYIYPVKSLAGIQVDSFDMDDFGPEGDRRWMIVDEERRFVTQRSYPQLARIKARFSEGRAEVDIPGEGVFRLQSTEETFPVLVWRDWVKARLGESDASDALSRFCGQAFRFVYMADETFRRVDADRVGDYRRVGFADGFPFLITNLASLEELNGRLEQPVTMRRFRPNIVVEGAEPWAEDDWRELQIGERQFRLVKPCSRCIMTTVDPDRGLKDPSAQPLRTLSGYRRTGEGVIFGMNAIHDQPGSIRVGDPVSIIRMENS, encoded by the coding sequence ATGCAAATCCACTCGCTTTACATCTATCCGGTGAAGTCGCTGGCCGGCATCCAGGTTGACTCCTTTGATATGGATGATTTCGGACCGGAAGGGGATCGGCGATGGATGATCGTGGATGAGGAGCGTCGTTTCGTTACCCAGCGCAGTTATCCCCAGTTGGCACGGATCAAGGCCCGATTTTCGGAGGGCCGTGCCGAGGTGGATATTCCGGGGGAGGGCGTCTTCCGGCTTCAATCAACCGAGGAAACATTTCCGGTACTGGTCTGGCGTGACTGGGTGAAGGCCCGATTGGGTGAATCGGACGCCAGCGACGCACTTTCCCGGTTCTGTGGCCAGGCGTTCCGGTTTGTCTACATGGCGGATGAGACTTTCCGCCGGGTAGACGCGGATCGCGTCGGTGACTACCGCCGGGTCGGATTTGCAGACGGCTTTCCGTTCCTGATCACGAATCTGGCATCGCTGGAAGAGCTGAACGGTCGGTTGGAGCAGCCGGTAACAATGCGCCGATTCCGCCCCAATATTGTGGTTGAAGGCGCTGAGCCCTGGGCTGAGGATGACTGGCGCGAATTACAGATCGGCGAGCGGCAATTCCGGCTGGTAAAGCCCTGTTCCCGCTGTATCATGACCACCGTCGATCCGGACCGGGGCTTGAAAGACCCTTCAGCCCAGCCGCTACGCACGCTCTCAGGGTACCGTCGTACCGGGGAAGGCGTCATCTTCGGCATGAATGCCATTCACGACCAGCCCGGCAGCATCCGTGTCGGTGACCCTGTAAGCATTATCAGAATGGAGAATTCCTGA
- a CDS encoding ATP-binding cassette domain-containing protein has translation MPLLTLDSVSLAYGMHPLLDHASLVIEAGERVCLLGRNGEGKSTLLKIVSGEVTPDGGTVRLDDGAVLAVLPQNLPSDDTRTAYDVVSGAFPETGELLAEFHRLSQQADEASLDKMTKVQERLEALDGWRLDQKVTTILGQYGIDPDRRLNTLSGGWQRRVLLARALVAEPDILLLDEPTNHLDVPAIAWLEEALSQFRGAMLFVSHDRAFIRRMATRIVELDRGKLVSFAATYDRYLELKEKALEEEERQNALFDKRLKQEEAWIRQGIKARRTRNMGRVRALKAMREEHRQRRVRGGTASFAVEEADRSGKLVVEANDAGFAYPDGTKVIRDMNLTILRGDKIGLVGENGTGKTTLVRLLLGDLKPTEGTIRLGTNLEVAYFDQLRGELDLERNALDNLSEGREFIEINGQSKHVLGYLQEFLFTPERSRSPVRVFSGGERARLLLAKLFSKPANILVLDEPTNDLDVETLELLEEQLSEFKGTVIVISHDREFLDNVVTETIFLDGTGRVREYVGGYSDWRRQGGRFPSEQGGNRPDKQDKQSKSGEPAKGDAAASKPAAKAKPVKLSYKLKLELEQLPGKIEALEQEVAELQETISGSDFYSGPAEEVSATLQKLTEAEQKLEQTIERWMELEEQAGQ, from the coding sequence GTGCCTTTGTTAACTCTGGATTCGGTTTCCCTTGCCTATGGTATGCATCCGCTGCTTGATCACGCCTCTCTGGTGATCGAGGCCGGTGAGCGTGTGTGCCTTCTGGGTCGTAATGGTGAAGGCAAGTCCACCCTGCTGAAGATCGTCAGTGGTGAAGTGACGCCGGACGGTGGCACCGTCCGCCTGGACGACGGTGCGGTACTGGCGGTACTGCCGCAGAACCTGCCATCTGACGATACCCGCACCGCATATGATGTGGTGTCCGGGGCGTTCCCGGAGACCGGGGAGTTGCTGGCGGAGTTTCATCGGCTTTCACAGCAGGCGGACGAGGCCAGCCTGGACAAGATGACAAAGGTACAGGAGCGTCTCGAGGCCCTGGACGGTTGGCGACTGGACCAGAAGGTCACCACTATTCTCGGTCAATACGGCATCGATCCTGACCGGCGCCTGAACACTCTCTCCGGGGGCTGGCAGCGCAGGGTTTTGCTGGCGCGTGCCCTGGTGGCCGAGCCTGACATCCTGCTGCTGGACGAGCCGACGAACCATCTGGATGTGCCCGCCATCGCGTGGCTTGAAGAGGCGTTGTCGCAATTCCGCGGGGCTATGCTGTTTGTCAGCCACGACCGTGCGTTCATCCGCCGTATGGCAACCCGGATCGTTGAGCTGGATCGCGGCAAGCTGGTCAGCTTCGCGGCTACCTACGATCGCTACCTGGAGCTCAAGGAAAAGGCGCTGGAGGAAGAAGAGCGCCAGAACGCGCTGTTCGACAAACGCCTCAAACAGGAGGAAGCGTGGATTCGCCAGGGCATCAAGGCACGGCGGACCCGCAATATGGGCCGGGTAAGGGCGTTGAAGGCCATGCGCGAGGAACATCGTCAGCGCCGGGTCCGGGGCGGAACCGCAAGCTTTGCCGTGGAGGAGGCGGACCGCTCCGGTAAGCTTGTGGTAGAAGCCAATGACGCAGGGTTCGCCTATCCCGATGGTACCAAGGTGATTCGGGATATGAATCTGACCATTCTCCGTGGCGACAAGATCGGTCTGGTGGGTGAAAACGGTACCGGCAAGACGACACTGGTACGTCTGCTGCTGGGCGATCTCAAGCCCACCGAGGGGACTATTCGTCTCGGGACGAACCTGGAAGTGGCCTATTTCGATCAGTTGCGTGGCGAGCTTGATCTTGAACGCAATGCCCTGGATAACCTCTCCGAAGGGCGGGAATTCATCGAAATCAATGGCCAGAGCAAGCACGTGCTGGGTTACCTGCAGGAATTCCTGTTTACCCCGGAGCGGTCAAGGTCCCCTGTTCGGGTATTCTCGGGCGGTGAGCGGGCCCGTCTGCTACTCGCCAAGCTGTTCAGTAAGCCGGCCAACATCCTGGTGCTGGACGAGCCCACGAATGACCTCGATGTGGAAACGCTTGAGCTGCTGGAAGAGCAGCTATCCGAGTTCAAGGGTACCGTCATCGTGATCAGTCACGACCGTGAGTTCCTGGACAACGTGGTGACCGAGACCATCTTCCTGGACGGCACCGGCAGGGTTCGGGAGTACGTGGGCGGTTATTCTGACTGGCGGCGCCAGGGAGGTCGTTTTCCCTCGGAGCAGGGCGGCAACCGGCCGGATAAGCAGGATAAACAATCGAAATCGGGAGAGCCCGCGAAGGGCGATGCCGCTGCGTCGAAGCCAGCTGCGAAAGCCAAGCCCGTCAAGCTCAGTTACAAGCTCAAACTGGAGCTGGAGCAGCTTCCTGGCAAAATTGAAGCGCTTGAACAGGAAGTGGCAGAACTGCAGGAAACCATTTCAGGATCGGATTTCTATTCCGGGCCAGCCGAGGAAGTCTCTGCCACCCTGCAGAAACTGACGGAGGCGGAGCAAAAACTGGAGCAGACGATCGAGCGCTGGATGGAGCTGGAAGAGCAGGCGGGTCAGTAA
- a CDS encoding universal stress protein, which translates to MSAYKKMLVAIDLTEEAPQVLNKAKAVSSAHGAELMLVHVVEPVGYAYGGDIPMDLTELQDQLDKAAKEQLAKYGDEYGVAKDDQVVTVGRPESEIHRLAKEQEVDLVIVGSHGRKGFQLLLGSTANGVLHGTECDVLAVRIH; encoded by the coding sequence ATGTCCGCCTATAAGAAAATGCTCGTTGCCATTGACCTGACGGAAGAAGCTCCGCAGGTGCTGAACAAGGCAAAAGCAGTCAGCAGCGCCCACGGCGCCGAACTGATGCTCGTACATGTTGTTGAACCGGTGGGCTATGCCTATGGCGGCGACATTCCCATGGACCTGACCGAGCTCCAGGATCAGCTCGACAAGGCTGCCAAGGAGCAGCTGGCTAAATATGGGGATGAGTACGGCGTGGCGAAGGACGACCAGGTTGTTACCGTGGGTCGCCCTGAATCCGAGATCCACCGTCTGGCAAAAGAACAGGAGGTGGACCTGGTCATTGTCGGCAGCCATGGCCGCAAAGGCTTCCAGCTGCTGCTCGGCTCCACAGCCAACGGTGTTCTCCACGGCACGGAATGTGATGTTCTGGCGGTGCGCATTCACTGA
- the fadB gene encoding fatty acid oxidation complex subunit alpha FadB, with amino-acid sequence MIYEGKAITVKEIEGGIAQLNFDLQGESVNKFNRLTIEELGAAAEALKSQKNLKGLVVTSSKDSFIVGADITEFTELFAGSEEDLVANNLKANEVFNAIEDLPVPTVTAINGIALGGGFEMCLATDYRVMAPKAKVGLPEVKLGIFPGFGGTVRLSRLVGVDNAVEWIAGGTENRADAALKTGAVDAVVEADKLVDAAVAIINQCNEGKLDHMARREEKKGKIKLNAMESMMAFEISKAFVAGKAGKNYPAPVEAIKTMQKHASLTRDKAIEVEAKGFAKMAKTNVAACLVGLFLNDQALKKKASAWEKEASDVNLAAVLGAGIMGGGVAFQSALKGTPIIMKDINQDGIKLGLNEAKKLLSKRVAKGKMNADKMGDVLNNITPTLNYGDFKNVDLVVEAVVENPKVKDAVLRETEDTVREDTILTSNTSTISINLLAKNLKRPENFCGMHFFNPVHMMPLVEVIRGEKTSDRAIATTVAYAKAMGKTPIVVNDCPGFLVNRVLFPYFGGFAALVRDGADFQKIDKVMEKFGWPMGPAYLLDVVGMDTARHANEVMADGFPDRMKADFKSAIDVMFENDRYGQKNDKGFYRYEEDKKGKPKKVVDEETYKLIEPVVNGSKDFDEEEIIARMMIPLCLETVRCLEDNIVEDPADADMGLIYGIGFPPFRGGALRYIDDMGVDKFVELADKYADLGPLYAPTEKLREMAKTGKKFFG; translated from the coding sequence ATGATTTACGAAGGTAAAGCCATCACGGTTAAAGAGATCGAAGGCGGGATCGCTCAGTTGAACTTCGACTTGCAGGGCGAGTCAGTCAACAAGTTCAACCGTCTCACCATTGAAGAGCTTGGTGCCGCAGCCGAAGCACTCAAGTCCCAGAAGAATCTGAAGGGTCTGGTCGTCACCAGCTCCAAGGACAGCTTCATTGTCGGTGCGGATATCACCGAGTTCACCGAACTGTTTGCCGGTTCCGAGGAAGACCTCGTGGCCAACAACCTCAAGGCCAACGAAGTATTCAACGCGATTGAGGACCTGCCGGTCCCGACCGTTACCGCCATCAACGGTATCGCGCTGGGTGGTGGTTTTGAAATGTGTCTGGCAACCGACTACCGGGTTATGGCCCCGAAGGCCAAGGTAGGTCTGCCGGAAGTGAAGCTGGGCATTTTCCCGGGCTTTGGCGGCACCGTACGCCTGTCCCGTCTGGTTGGCGTGGACAATGCCGTCGAGTGGATTGCCGGTGGTACCGAGAACCGTGCCGATGCTGCTCTGAAGACCGGTGCTGTGGATGCAGTCGTTGAGGCTGACAAGCTGGTGGACGCTGCTGTAGCCATCATCAACCAGTGCAACGAAGGCAAGCTGGACCACATGGCTCGCCGGGAAGAGAAGAAGGGCAAGATCAAGCTCAACGCCATGGAAAGCATGATGGCGTTCGAGATCTCCAAGGCGTTCGTGGCCGGCAAGGCTGGCAAGAACTACCCGGCGCCGGTGGAAGCTATCAAGACCATGCAGAAGCATGCCAGTCTGACCCGCGACAAGGCAATCGAAGTAGAAGCCAAGGGCTTCGCCAAGATGGCCAAGACCAACGTCGCCGCTTGTCTGGTTGGCCTGTTCCTGAACGACCAGGCCCTGAAGAAGAAAGCCAGTGCCTGGGAGAAGGAAGCCTCTGATGTGAACCTGGCCGCCGTACTGGGCGCCGGCATCATGGGTGGCGGTGTGGCATTCCAGTCCGCACTGAAAGGCACCCCGATCATCATGAAGGACATCAATCAGGACGGCATCAAGCTGGGTCTGAATGAAGCCAAGAAGCTGCTGTCCAAGCGTGTTGCCAAGGGCAAGATGAACGCCGACAAGATGGGCGATGTCCTGAACAACATCACACCGACCCTGAACTACGGTGATTTCAAGAACGTAGACCTGGTTGTTGAAGCAGTTGTTGAAAACCCGAAGGTGAAAGATGCAGTTCTGCGCGAGACCGAAGATACGGTTCGCGAAGACACCATCCTGACCTCCAACACCTCCACTATCTCCATCAACCTTCTGGCCAAGAACCTGAAGCGTCCGGAGAACTTCTGTGGCATGCACTTCTTCAATCCGGTGCATATGATGCCGCTGGTTGAGGTTATCCGTGGCGAGAAAACCAGTGATCGCGCCATCGCGACCACCGTTGCCTACGCCAAGGCCATGGGCAAGACTCCCATCGTGGTCAACGACTGCCCGGGCTTCCTGGTTAACCGTGTTCTTTTCCCGTACTTCGGTGGTTTTGCCGCGCTGGTACGTGACGGCGCCGACTTCCAGAAGATCGACAAGGTTATGGAAAAGTTTGGCTGGCCCATGGGCCCGGCCTACCTGCTCGACGTGGTCGGCATGGACACCGCCAGGCACGCCAATGAAGTGATGGCAGATGGCTTCCCGGATCGCATGAAGGCCGACTTCAAGTCCGCCATCGACGTGATGTTCGAGAACGACCGTTACGGCCAGAAGAACGACAAGGGCTTCTACCGCTACGAAGAAGACAAGAAGGGCAAGCCGAAGAAGGTTGTCGACGAAGAAACCTACAAGCTGATCGAGCCTGTGGTTAACGGAAGCAAGGACTTTGACGAGGAAGAGATCATCGCCCGCATGATGATCCCCCTGTGCCTGGAAACCGTTCGCTGCCTGGAAGACAACATTGTTGAAGACCCGGCCGATGCAGACATGGGCCTGATCTACGGTATCGGTTTCCCTCCGTTCCGTGGTGGTGCTCTGCGCTACATCGACGACATGGGCGTCGACAAGTTCGTCGAACTGGCAGACAAGTATGCAGATCTTGGTCCGCTTTACGCGCCGACCGAGAAGCTGCGTGAAATGGCCAAGACTGGCAAGAAGTTCTTTGGCTAA